The genome window CCAGCCCATTGTAAGCATTGCCGACAAAATTCAAATTTATCATGGAGTTCTCTCTTTGCTTGAAGCTGATCGACACGAAATTATTTTTTCTGTAATGGCGATAGGTAAAAATCCTGCCGGCGTATTTTCTCTTGGTATGCATATTATTATGCATCGTGCTTATTACCGGCGTTTTGATCAAAGGAATAAAAAATTGGTCGTAAAGATCAACGTGAGAGTGAATAATATCAAACTCATCCGCGCGCTCAAAAGCTCTCGCGACGTTCATCATATCATAAGAAGTTTCTTTCCATGGAATTTTATCCCTTAGAAGAGCTCTGGGATAAATAGAAACGAGTTTAGCCGATGTTTTTGAATCTCCGCTGGCAAACAGCGTAACCTCATGTCCGCGGCGCACCAATTCTTCGGTCAAAGAAGAAATTACCAGCTCGGTTCCTCCATATTTGGCCGGCGGAACCGAAACCCACATTGGCGCGATTTGCGCGATTTTTAGTTTTTTCATTCAATATCCTTTCCAATCCCTTGCTCGTAAATGTTGCAAAAATAAGGAAACTTAATTATTAACCTTGCCTACTTGGGAGTACCGGGCGGTACTTTCAAGCTCGATAGCTCCAAAATAAATTTTGACGCCCACCGATAAACATTCTTTTCTTTAACGATCTCTTTCATTTTATTCATGCGTTCAACTCGTTCTTTGGCAGGCATCTCCAGAGCACTCTTGATCGCATCCGCCATCTCATCAACGTCATAAGGATTCACCAGCACCGCATCGCTTAACTCTCTGGCCGTACCGGTAAAATGCGAGAGCACTAGCATGCCTTTTTCCGGATCAGCGGCGGCAACGAACTCTTTAGCCACAATATTCATTCCGTCGTCCAGCGAATTAACCATGCAAATATCGGCGTTTTTATAGAAAGGAATGAGCTCTTCGATGCTGAATATATCATCGGTAAAGCTTATCGGATACCAAGAACTGGAATAATATTTCCAGTTTATCCTTTCAACCAAATTTTTAATATCCTTCAGTAAATTTTGATACATAGGAATGCGCATCCTGGAACGCGGAGCAATTCCCAAATAAACGAATTTTTTCTGATACTCGGGATATTTTTCCAGAAACCGGTCAATAGCTTTGAGGCGTTCGATCGTTCCTTTGATATAATCAACCCTCTCAACGCTTAAGCATAAGTATTTGTAATTACTGCTGATATATTTTTCGGTCAGCTTCTGCCTGGTTTTCCGGCTTTTGCCCGCCAGCGAATTGATCAACTCATAGTCTATGCCGATTGGAAAAGCTTTTACTATAGTATTATGGTCTTTGTAAGAAACCACCGAGCGCTCGTGGTCTACCTTCGCTTCAAGCTCTTTGGCAATACTGTTAAAAAAATTGGTGCAATAATAACCCAGATGGAATCCCAGCAAATCGTTCGCCAAAAGTCCTTCTAAAATTTCTTTTTTCCAAGGACAAATCCTGAAAATTTCGGCAGCCGGCCAGGGAGTATGCCAAAATTGCGCCACGATCAAATCCGGCCTTTTCGCCTTGAGATATTTTGCGACCAGCGCAAAATGATAATCTTGGATCCAAATAAACGCCTTAGCCGAACCCACTTTTTTCAAAACAGCTTCGGCGAATTTTTCGTTTACTTTCTTGTAACACTCCCATTCCGCCTGATTAAAATTAGGCCGAACGTGAGCCAAATGGCAAAGGGGCCAAAGAGTGCCGTTTGAGAACCCGTCATAATAACAATCCTGCTCTTTTTTGCTAAGCCAGACTCTTTTAAGAGTATAGCGGGGGTTTTCCGGCGGAACCATTATCTCGTCGTTTTTATCGACTACTTCCTTGTCCGCATCACCGCTGCCGTTAGCGATCCAAACTCCTTTTGTGGTTTGCATGATGTAATCCAAAGGAGTTACCGCTCCGCTTACCGCCCGAATGCACTTTATTTTGTTTTCGCTGTAAATATGGCTATAAGGTTCGCGGTTGGAAATGACCACGAACATATGATCTTTTAATTTTTCTTTAATAACCTCTTTAAGCGAGTCTCTTGTCCACATTGTAGTTTTATAAATTTTAAATTTTAAAACGGTTCTAAATATTAGGAATGTCTTTTATAACTATACTTACATTTTATGGGTTTCCTTTATAAACACTTCTGCCACTGCATTGGTCCAGCCAAAACCGGATTGGGGCGGATACCTGTCAAAAGGAACTTTTTCGCCGCTTTCCTCTTCGCCGTCGTATTTCTCCCAGATCTTCCCGGTTTTTTTCCAATTATCGTAAACCAGTTTCACAAAATCTTTGTTTATTTTTTCTGCCTCTTTCGCGTACCCGTATTTTTCCATTCCTTTGGCCGCTACGTACTGAAGCGGAGCCCAAACTATCGGATAATTCCACTGCCGGTCTTGATAGCCATAATCTTTATCACAAGCGGCCAAGCCTTTTTTGGTCTCAAAAATTTTAAGATTATCTTTCATTTTTTCCGCTTGTTCCTGGCTGGCCAATCCCGTAAACATCGCCTGATAGCCGGCCAATGATTTTATTTTTTTTTGCTCGCCGGTTCTGTAATTATAATCATAAAATAAACCATCTTCCTCGCTCCACATCAATTCGTTGATAGTTTTTTTCCTTTCTTCCGATTTTTTATTCCAAATCATTGCCTCATCTTCCTGGCCAAGTTCTTGGGCAAATTTTTCAAATTCTTTTTCGTATTGATATAAATTGCAATTTAAGTCTATCGGCAACAAGTCATGGACATCTTCGTCGTCAAATCTCGGCGACATATCCCAAGACGCTTCGGCGCGGGATTTATAAGTATGCGGTTTTTTATAATCTCCAATTGGCTTATCGCCGCTTTCATCGTAAAAACGGCTTAAACCGGAAGGCGTTAAATGAGATCCGTCCAGCCAGTATTCATTATACTCTTTTTTTACCAAATCAAAAGCTTTTTCCAGCCATTTTTTATCGTGAGAATCTTCATAAGCGTCCCTGATCATCGGCGCTAAATACGGCGTTTGCGAACGGGTAGACCATTTTTTCTTATTCGCGTTCAGCGCCTTGCCATAATTCTCTACCTGATATAAGCAATTGTCAACCATACCCTTGATCAAATCCTGCCTGCCTTCCTCGGTTTTCAGTCCTTTTATTATAAAATAACTGTCCCAATAGAACATCGTATTGAATTTTTCTTGATTGGGAGCGACGTATTTTTCCGGCAAATACAAGATATCGTCGGCGTTATCGCTATCCCTGGTAGCGTTTTTAGCTTCAAAAATAAAATCATCCCATTTTTTTTCAATAAATGCTAAAAGCTCCTTGGCTTGTTCTTTACTAATTTCTTTTTCCATATCATTTTCTTTTTCAGTTTTAAATTCGTTTTCTCGCATAAATTAAATCTATTGGCATATCTTAAAAGCGAAGCCAATTTATTTTTGATTGTACAAGGGGATTCAGGGGTTACCCCTATACAAGCAAAAATAATTGGCGAGCTTTGCCTTACAAAAAATTAAACCTTTTTCAAATAACTAGCTAAAACTTTCTCATACACTCTTTCGTATCCTTCAGCCATCGCTTTGGCGCTAAAATGTTGGACCGCGTGTTTCTGGCAAAAAGCGCGGTCGATTTTGCCTATCTTTCCGACCGCTTCCGCCATCTCATCGATATTTTTGACGATAAATCCGGTTTTTCCTTCAATGATCTGTTCCCTGACCGGTCCGTTATCAAAAGCGATTACCGGCGTGCCGCAAGCCATGGCTTCGATAGTCACAAGGCCAAACGGTTCGTTCCAGTTTATCGGATTCAATAATGCTTTAGCATTCCTTAGAAGCTCAATTTTTTCTTTATCACCAAGCTCGCCTAAATAAACAATTTGTTTTCCATCGATGTGCGGTTTTACTTTTTCTTCATAATATTTCTTGTATTCCTCATTGGCCCAGTCGATCTTTCCACCCATTATTAATTTCATGCCGGTTTTCTTGGCGACCTGGATCGCTTCGTATGTGCCTTTATCGTGGCAAAATCTTCCCAGCCACGCCAAATAATTTTCCGGCTTAGGGTTGAACTTGAATTCAGAAAAATCAAGACCGTTATAAACTGTGCCCGCGTAATTTAAAAAACTCAAAGTTCTCTGCGCATTAGAAATAGTGACAAAATTATTTTTTTTATATTTTTTTAAAAGAAGCAATCTGTCTTGTTTTGCCGGATCGTTCTCTCCCGGCATAACAAAATGAATTGTGACCACAACCGGAGTTTTAATCCAACTGGCAAACGCAAGCGCTACATAGTCTTGCCTAGTGTTCAGATGCATGTGAATAACATCAAACTGATCGGCTTTGTCGAATGCGTTTGTTATGTGCAAAAGCGGATATAATGGATTGCTCCACGGAATTCCATCGCGATAAAGAGCTCTGGGATAAACTGATTCCAATTTTCCTGAAGTTTTTGAATCGCCTGTGGCAAAAAGAGTCACGTCGTGCCCGTGCCGCACCAGTTCTTCGGTTAAATTATAAACAATTCTCTCTGTCCCTCCATAAAGCGGCGGCGGAGTGGTTTCCCAAATAGCTCCAACTTGCGCGATGCGAAGTTTTTTCATAAATATGTTTTACAGATTATTTTCCTATAAATTTTATACTTTAGTCAGAGGCTAAGAAGCGGAAGCGATTACTTTTCTGTAAACATCTTCATACCCTTCCGCCATCACCTTGGCGCTAAAAAATTTATTTGCTCGTTCATAGCATTTCCTACGGTCAAGATTATTGATTTTACTGACGGCTTCAACCATTTCATCAACATTTTTTACAATAAAACCTGTTTCGCCATCAACAATCTGCTCGCGAATCGGCCCCCGGTCAAAAGCAATCACTGGTGTCCCGCAAGCCATCGCCTCAATCGTCACAAGGCCAAAAGGTTCATTCCATTTTATAGGATTCAGTAATGCTTTCGCACTTTGTAAAAGTTTGATTTTTTCCTTATCTTCCACTTCTCCTATATAACTAATTTGCTTACCGTCAATAAATGGTTTAATATCTTCTTCATAATATCTTATATCCTCAGGAACGGCCGAATCAATCTTACCTGCGAGAATCAATTTCGTTTTTACTTTTATGGCCGCTTGAACCGCCTCAGCAGTACCTTTGGTAGGAGTTATTCTACCCAACCAAACTAAATATTCTTCCGGTTTATCGTTAAATTTAAATTCGGAAAAATTAAGCCCGTTATGAACCATGCCGGCATAATTCAAGAATTTTAGAGTTTGTTGTGCGCGAGAAATGGTTACAAAATTATGTTTTTGATATTTTTTCAAGAGAAACAGCCTATCTTGTTTCACAGAATCGTTTTCTTCCGGCAAAACAAAATGAATAGTAAAAATTGTAGGGGTTTTAACAGTAGCAGCAAGCGCCAAAGCGATATAGTCATTTCTATTGTTAAAATGCATATGAATAACATCAAATTGATCTGCTTTATCAAAAGCATTGGTAATGTGAAGCAATGAATACAGCGAGTTTGTCCAAGGAACTCCATCCCGATACAAAGCGCGAGGATAGACGGATTCCAACCTTCCTGATGTTTTTGAGTCTCCGGTGGCGAACAGTGTCACGTCGTGACCACGACGCACTAATTCTTCAGTTAAAACAGAGGTGATTCTCTCAGTCCCTCCATACAAAGACGGCGGAGTAGTTTCCCAAAGAGTCCCAATTTGCGCGATACGAAGTTTTTTTGATTTGCCGTTTTTTGATTTACCTATTGACATATTAT of bacterium contains these proteins:
- a CDS encoding glycosyltransferase family 4 protein: MSIGKSKNGKSKKLRIAQIGTLWETTPPSLYGGTERITSVLTEELVRRGHDVTLFATGDSKTSGRLESVYPRALYRDGVPWTNSLYSLLHITNAFDKADQFDVIHMHFNNRNDYIALALAATVKTPTIFTIHFVLPEENDSVKQDRLFLLKKYQKHNFVTISRAQQTLKFLNYAGMVHNGLNFSEFKFNDKPEEYLVWLGRITPTKGTAEAVQAAIKVKTKLILAGKIDSAVPEDIRYYEEDIKPFIDGKQISYIGEVEDKEKIKLLQSAKALLNPIKWNEPFGLVTIEAMACGTPVIAFDRGPIREQIVDGETGFIVKNVDEMVEAVSKINNLDRRKCYERANKFFSAKVMAEGYEDVYRKVIASAS
- a CDS encoding trehalase family glycosidase, whose translation is MRENEFKTEKENDMEKEISKEQAKELLAFIEKKWDDFIFEAKNATRDSDNADDILYLPEKYVAPNQEKFNTMFYWDSYFIIKGLKTEEGRQDLIKGMVDNCLYQVENYGKALNANKKKWSTRSQTPYLAPMIRDAYEDSHDKKWLEKAFDLVKKEYNEYWLDGSHLTPSGLSRFYDESGDKPIGDYKKPHTYKSRAEASWDMSPRFDDEDVHDLLPIDLNCNLYQYEKEFEKFAQELGQEDEAMIWNKKSEERKKTINELMWSEEDGLFYDYNYRTGEQKKIKSLAGYQAMFTGLASQEQAEKMKDNLKIFETKKGLAACDKDYGYQDRQWNYPIVWAPLQYVAAKGMEKYGYAKEAEKINKDFVKLVYDNWKKTGKIWEKYDGEEESGEKVPFDRYPPQSGFGWTNAVAEVFIKETHKM
- a CDS encoding trehalose-6-phosphate synthase — protein: MWTRDSLKEVIKEKLKDHMFVVISNREPYSHIYSENKIKCIRAVSGAVTPLDYIMQTTKGVWIANGSGDADKEVVDKNDEIMVPPENPRYTLKRVWLSKKEQDCYYDGFSNGTLWPLCHLAHVRPNFNQAEWECYKKVNEKFAEAVLKKVGSAKAFIWIQDYHFALVAKYLKAKRPDLIVAQFWHTPWPAAEIFRICPWKKEILEGLLANDLLGFHLGYYCTNFFNSIAKELEAKVDHERSVVSYKDHNTIVKAFPIGIDYELINSLAGKSRKTRQKLTEKYISSNYKYLCLSVERVDYIKGTIERLKAIDRFLEKYPEYQKKFVYLGIAPRSRMRIPMYQNLLKDIKNLVERINWKYYSSSWYPISFTDDIFSIEELIPFYKNADICMVNSLDDGMNIVAKEFVAAADPEKGMLVLSHFTGTARELSDAVLVNPYDVDEMADAIKSALEMPAKERVERMNKMKEIVKEKNVYRWASKFILELSSLKVPPGTPK
- a CDS encoding glycosyltransferase family 4 protein, yielding MKKLRIAQVGAIWETTPPPLYGGTERIVYNLTEELVRHGHDVTLFATGDSKTSGKLESVYPRALYRDGIPWSNPLYPLLHITNAFDKADQFDVIHMHLNTRQDYVALAFASWIKTPVVVTIHFVMPGENDPAKQDRLLLLKKYKKNNFVTISNAQRTLSFLNYAGTVYNGLDFSEFKFNPKPENYLAWLGRFCHDKGTYEAIQVAKKTGMKLIMGGKIDWANEEYKKYYEEKVKPHIDGKQIVYLGELGDKEKIELLRNAKALLNPINWNEPFGLVTIEAMACGTPVIAFDNGPVREQIIEGKTGFIVKNIDEMAEAVGKIGKIDRAFCQKHAVQHFSAKAMAEGYERVYEKVLASYLKKV